One part of the Hyalangium ruber genome encodes these proteins:
- a CDS encoding sigma-54-dependent transcriptional regulator, with product MAEPLKGNVLLVDDDPAVAKVLGALLAQAGLTVHTAKNGAEALTLLGQKPIDVVLSDVRMPGMSGLELLSEVTRLFPEVPIVLMTAHGTVPMAVEAMKAGAADFVLKPFDREEILFTVRKALLRAQGEAERPTLKTSTFVGDSTAMGQVEALLTRAASGTATVLLRGESGTGKELAAKALHDASPRHAGPFVKLHCAALPETLLESELFGYEKGAFTGAATRKPGRVELAGGGTLFLDEIGDITPHVQVKLLRLLQEREFERLGGTQTLKVDVRFVAATHRPLEEMVKKGEFREDLFYRLNVVPVWLPPLRARPEDIEPLARHFLEVHAKANGRQPFTLTPDALQALRSQPWPGNVRQLQNFMERLVVLSDGPTLTGEDVARELARQPGLMPLPAPSAPSSPLAPAAPAGATGSESKTLDSQRRETERQALLDALKRAGDNRTLAARLLGISRRTLYNKLEEHGLV from the coding sequence GTGGCCGAGCCGCTGAAGGGTAACGTGTTGCTGGTGGACGATGACCCCGCCGTCGCCAAGGTGCTTGGCGCGCTGCTGGCGCAGGCGGGGCTCACGGTACACACGGCCAAGAATGGGGCGGAGGCGCTCACGCTCCTGGGGCAGAAGCCCATCGACGTGGTGCTGAGCGACGTGCGGATGCCGGGCATGAGCGGGCTGGAGTTGCTGAGCGAGGTGACGCGCCTGTTCCCGGAGGTGCCCATCGTCCTGATGACGGCGCACGGCACGGTACCCATGGCGGTGGAGGCCATGAAGGCGGGCGCGGCGGACTTCGTCCTCAAGCCGTTCGACCGGGAGGAGATCCTCTTCACCGTGCGCAAGGCGCTCTTGCGTGCGCAGGGCGAGGCCGAGCGCCCCACGCTGAAGACGAGCACCTTCGTGGGGGACAGCACCGCGATGGGCCAGGTGGAAGCGCTGCTCACGCGCGCGGCCTCGGGCACGGCCACGGTGCTGCTGCGCGGCGAGTCCGGCACCGGCAAGGAGCTGGCGGCCAAGGCGCTGCACGACGCCAGCCCCCGCCACGCGGGCCCCTTCGTGAAGCTGCACTGCGCGGCGCTGCCGGAGACGCTGCTGGAGAGCGAGCTGTTCGGCTACGAGAAGGGCGCCTTCACGGGCGCGGCCACGCGCAAGCCCGGGCGGGTGGAGCTGGCGGGTGGGGGCACGCTCTTCCTGGATGAGATTGGCGACATCACCCCGCACGTGCAGGTGAAGCTGCTGCGGCTGTTGCAGGAGCGCGAGTTCGAGCGGCTGGGTGGCACGCAGACCTTGAAGGTGGACGTGCGCTTCGTGGCGGCCACGCACCGGCCGCTCGAGGAGATGGTGAAGAAGGGCGAGTTCCGCGAGGACCTCTTCTACCGGCTCAACGTGGTGCCGGTGTGGCTGCCGCCGCTGCGGGCCCGGCCGGAGGACATCGAGCCGCTGGCCCGGCACTTCCTGGAGGTCCACGCGAAGGCCAACGGGCGGCAGCCCTTCACGTTGACTCCGGACGCGCTCCAGGCCCTGCGGTCCCAGCCGTGGCCGGGCAACGTACGCCAGCTGCAGAACTTCATGGAGCGGCTGGTGGTGCTCTCGGACGGCCCCACCCTGACAGGCGAGGACGTGGCGCGTGAGCTCGCCCGTCAGCCCGGGCTGATGCCACTGCCAGCGCCCTCGGCTCCCTCGAGCCCCCTGGCGCCGGCGGCTCCAGCGGGGGCCACGGGCAGTGAGTCCAAGACGCTGGACTCCCAGCGGCGGGAGACGGAGCGCCAGGCGCTGCTGGATGCGCTCAAGCGTGCCGGCGACAACCGCACGCTCGCTGCCCGCCTGCTCGGTATCAGCCGCCGAACGCTCTACAACAAGCTCGAGGAGCATGGGCTCGTGTAG
- a CDS encoding DUF3142 domain-containing protein: MKSLCRKLRALFPWGLGLLLAPLSTSAAEPPRTFLWAWERPERLTFIDPSQEGVAFHAVTFHISGDGVEPRRRRQPLVVPPGTYRMAVMRIEVDRGTIPSEAHRTRLLQLITEQVRRQKPDAVQVDYDARASERPFYRVLLQELRAALPPELRLSMTALASWCLDDGWLDGLPVDEVVPMVFRMGADTALVRSELARRGDFDGARCRQSVGFVTDEPVPTLPAGRRTYWFNPRSWSAQDLQRIREKSP; encoded by the coding sequence ATGAAGTCCCTGTGTCGGAAGCTCCGAGCCCTGTTCCCCTGGGGCCTCGGGCTCCTGCTGGCGCCGTTGTCCACGAGTGCCGCCGAGCCTCCGCGCACCTTCCTCTGGGCCTGGGAGCGTCCCGAGCGGCTCACCTTCATCGACCCCTCCCAGGAAGGCGTCGCCTTTCACGCGGTGACCTTCCATATCTCCGGGGACGGGGTGGAGCCGCGCCGCCGCCGCCAGCCGCTGGTGGTGCCTCCGGGCACGTACCGCATGGCGGTGATGCGCATCGAGGTCGACCGGGGCACGATCCCCAGTGAGGCCCACCGCACCCGGTTGCTTCAGCTCATCACCGAGCAGGTGCGGCGGCAGAAGCCAGACGCCGTGCAGGTGGACTACGACGCGCGCGCCTCCGAGCGTCCGTTCTACCGCGTGCTGCTCCAGGAGCTGCGGGCCGCGTTGCCGCCGGAGCTGCGGCTCTCCATGACGGCGCTGGCCTCGTGGTGTCTGGACGATGGGTGGCTGGATGGCCTGCCCGTGGACGAGGTGGTGCCCATGGTGTTCCGCATGGGCGCGGACACGGCGCTCGTGCGCTCGGAGCTGGCGCGGCGCGGAGACTTCGATGGTGCGCGTTGCCGGCAGAGCGTGGGCTTCGTGACGGACGAGCCCGTGCCCACGCTGCCCGCCGGGCGCCGCACGTACTGGTTCAACCCTCGGTCCTGGAGCGCTCAGGACCTGCAACGCATTCGGGAGAAGTCGCCATGA
- a CDS encoding VOC family protein, giving the protein MPELRVCIDVDDLDKAITFYTQALGLKVGRRFGNDVAELLGAQVPIDLLAKPGGTPARPGGPPVRDYARHWTPIHLDFVVTGLDEAVQRAQAMGASLEKGIQEQKWGRIALLADPFGHGFCLLEFKGRGYDELTGS; this is encoded by the coding sequence ATGCCCGAGCTGCGCGTCTGCATCGATGTCGATGATCTCGACAAAGCCATCACCTTCTATACCCAGGCCCTGGGGCTGAAGGTGGGCCGCCGCTTTGGCAACGACGTGGCCGAGCTGCTCGGAGCCCAAGTCCCCATCGACCTCCTCGCCAAGCCCGGGGGCACGCCCGCTCGCCCGGGCGGGCCTCCGGTGCGCGACTACGCCCGGCACTGGACGCCCATCCACCTGGACTTCGTCGTCACCGGGCTCGATGAAGCGGTGCAGCGCGCCCAGGCGATGGGCGCCTCGCTGGAGAAGGGCATCCAGGAGCAGAAGTGGGGCCGCATCGCCCTCCTGGCCGATCCGTTCGGCCATGGCTTCTGCCTGCTGGAGTTCAAGGGTCGCGGCTACGACGAGCTCACCGGGAGCTGA
- the gstA gene encoding glutathione transferase GstA, producing MKLYYKPGACSLSPHIVLRESGLKFDLERVDLRSHTTEKGTDYYRINPKGYVPALELDGGQVLTEGPAIVQYIADQKPESKLVPAAGTLERYRMQEWMHFIGTEIHKAYGPLFNPNVSAEVKQAVLEKVSKRFDFVAKQLEGKQFLMGDHFSGPDAYLFVMLTWASKMGPELSRWPVLGTYLGRVAARPAVKAALEAEQLPLPTETLKPEQAVTQGRNMKH from the coding sequence ATGAAGCTCTATTACAAACCCGGTGCCTGCTCGCTCTCTCCCCACATCGTGCTGAGGGAGTCAGGCCTGAAGTTCGACCTCGAGCGCGTCGACCTGCGCTCGCACACGACCGAGAAGGGCACGGACTACTACCGCATCAACCCGAAGGGGTACGTACCGGCGCTGGAGCTCGACGGCGGCCAGGTGCTGACCGAGGGCCCGGCGATCGTCCAATACATCGCCGACCAGAAGCCGGAGTCGAAGCTGGTGCCCGCCGCCGGGACGCTCGAGCGCTACCGCATGCAGGAGTGGATGCACTTCATCGGCACCGAGATCCACAAGGCCTACGGCCCCCTCTTCAACCCGAACGTCTCCGCGGAGGTGAAGCAGGCCGTGCTCGAGAAGGTGAGCAAGCGCTTCGACTTCGTCGCGAAGCAGCTCGAGGGCAAGCAGTTCCTCATGGGAGACCACTTCTCCGGCCCGGACGCCTATCTGTTCGTGATGCTCACCTGGGCCAGCAAGATGGGGCCTGAGCTGAGCCGGTGGCCGGTCCTGGGGACCTATCTGGGGCGCGTCGCCGCCCGGCCCGCCGTCAAGGCCGCGCTGGAGGCCGAGCAGCTCCCGCTCCCCACGGAGACGCTCAAGCCCGAACAGGCGGTGACCCAGGGCCGCAATATGAAACACTGA
- a CDS encoding WS/DGAT/MGAT family O-acyltransferase, whose protein sequence is MERMASIDAAWLRMEEPANLMMITAVLWFEEPPDWERLKAVVRERMVERFPRFRQRLVEPEGGLGLPYWEEDPAFELDAHVEHAVVPPPGDRAALEELVSQWMSTPLERSRPLWQLHVVEGFGQGGALLARLHHSIADGIALARVLLSLMDERAEGHFTPEPERREAPTPGWMKLLRGARTVAQGTRAAWKRGAELIAEPIQVGDLVRQGARGAATLSRLALLPADPPTVLRGELGTVKRAAWSEPIPLEEVKAIGRATESTINDVLLAAVTGALRRYLVERGGAVEDLRAFIPVNLRPLDEPIPRELGNRFGLVFLDLPVREEEPRRRLRELKRRMDALKRSPEAAVTFSLLGMVGLAPAALERRIVEVLGTRGTLIMTNVPGPRHPVYLAGTRLSGLMFWVPQAAKLGLGVSIFSYAGQVTVGVSVDAGLVPDPRRLVSAFHAELSSLASTDAGSEG, encoded by the coding sequence TGGGAGCGGCTGAAGGCGGTGGTGCGCGAGCGGATGGTGGAGCGCTTCCCGCGTTTCCGGCAGCGACTGGTGGAGCCCGAAGGCGGGTTGGGGCTGCCGTACTGGGAGGAGGACCCGGCCTTCGAGCTGGATGCGCACGTGGAGCACGCGGTGGTGCCTCCCCCCGGAGACCGGGCCGCGCTGGAAGAGCTGGTGAGCCAGTGGATGAGTACGCCGCTGGAGCGCTCGCGCCCCCTCTGGCAGCTCCACGTGGTGGAGGGCTTCGGGCAGGGAGGTGCGCTGCTGGCCCGCCTGCACCACTCGATCGCCGATGGCATCGCCCTGGCGCGGGTGCTGCTGTCGCTCATGGATGAGCGCGCGGAGGGACACTTCACGCCGGAGCCGGAGCGGCGGGAGGCGCCGACGCCGGGGTGGATGAAGCTGCTGCGCGGGGCGCGCACGGTGGCCCAGGGCACTCGGGCTGCGTGGAAGCGGGGGGCGGAGCTCATCGCCGAGCCCATCCAGGTGGGAGACCTGGTGCGCCAGGGCGCGCGAGGGGCGGCGACGCTGAGCCGGCTGGCGCTGCTGCCCGCGGATCCGCCCACGGTGCTGCGGGGCGAGCTGGGCACGGTGAAGCGCGCCGCGTGGTCCGAGCCGATTCCGCTCGAGGAGGTGAAGGCCATTGGCCGGGCCACGGAGAGCACCATCAACGACGTGCTGCTCGCGGCGGTCACCGGGGCGCTGCGCCGCTATCTGGTGGAGCGGGGCGGGGCGGTGGAGGACCTGCGCGCCTTCATCCCCGTGAACCTGCGCCCGCTGGACGAGCCGATCCCGCGCGAGCTGGGCAACCGCTTCGGGCTGGTGTTCCTGGATCTGCCGGTGCGGGAGGAGGAGCCCCGGCGGAGGCTGCGCGAGCTGAAGCGGCGAATGGACGCGCTGAAGCGCTCGCCCGAGGCGGCGGTGACCTTCAGCCTCCTGGGCATGGTGGGGCTGGCGCCCGCGGCGCTGGAGCGGCGAATCGTGGAGGTGCTGGGCACGCGAGGCACGTTGATCATGACGAACGTGCCGGGGCCCCGGCACCCGGTGTACCTGGCGGGGACGCGGCTGTCGGGGTTGATGTTCTGGGTGCCCCAGGCGGCGAAGCTGGGGCTGGGGGTGAGCATCTTCAGCTACGCGGGGCAGGTGACGGTGGGCGTATCCGTGGATGCGGGGCTGGTTCCAGACCCGCGCCGACTGGTGAGCGCCTTCCATGCCGAGCTGAGCTCCCTGGCTTCCACGGACGCTGGGAGCGAGGGATGA